Genomic DNA from Urocitellus parryii isolate mUroPar1 chromosome 5, mUroPar1.hap1, whole genome shotgun sequence:
AAACACAAAAATGACCCAAAGGAGCCTCAAACTCCACTCAGCAGTCTGCTAGTATTAATATCAGTCTGTTTATTGGATGAAGCAAGAAGTAATCACAATGATGTTAGTAGAAACCAAGATTTCCAAAGTAAGAAAAACAAGATGTGGGcataaagcttttttttaaaccctaaaagcatttaatttaaataagaagcatatttaatttatagtttttaaaaatacatttcctagCTCAGCGCATGGAAAGGTCCAGTAGAACTGCTACTGTCCCCAGGAAAGCAAGTCCCTCGGTCCCATGTTCTGGTTTCTTATTCCCACTCCCTCCAagaggagccagggcccagcaggGAAATAGCTGGGTCCAGGATTGTACAAAGTGAGCCTGAGACAGCTCCTGTCCAAAAATCCGGAGAGTTCCCAGGACCAGAGAGCCAGCCAAAAGAACATGGGAGGCAGCGCTAAAAAACGACAAAGATTTCACTTTGAACACCATAAGTATCACGAATAATTATGATTTGTTGAAATGCTAACTATATAAAGATTACAGAGTCCATAATAATGATATTGACAGAGAGAGATTCTACAAAACACAATAAGAACTCGTGATGGATTAAGATGACTGTTTCACTAACACATTGCTCTTAAAATTGGTCAGCAAGGGAAAAGAATTgtgaattttttcatcttttcaataGGAATTGCAGTTCAGGAAAGTCAAGTCCAGTTGATGACAGAAAGCTCTTTCGTTTTCTGTAGAAAATGTCAGTTAATGAATGTTAAAggagtaaattaaaatatttcccactTTGCAACTTACAATAAATAATTGATTCAGGCAGAGACCACCAGTGGAACATAAAGTCAATTGCAATTCTTATCTGGGGATGTATTTGCCTGGGGAGCTGGATTTTTGTGTTTGGCCagcatcatttctttatggtggtgggggggtgctGATATACCTCCTTCACCCAAGGAAGTAATGGACCAACCTGACTCCACCCCAGGCCTCCTAGTGTGAGGAGGTAGGATGAGTTGACTAGAACCTAAACAGAGCTTGAGGctagaaaaaaaacaagtcaGAAACCACAGGTTAGAGGCATACCCCAAGGCCAACCAGCTAGAACCACATCTTCAGAACTTAAATCATCTTCATTTCCCAAACACACTACTTCTGATcataaatttgaaacaaaatgtaAGCTTATGTCCCTTCAGCATGAACCAGGAAATTAAACTGTAAACAAATCTGCTTAAACACCATTTGCCTGTTTAAAAAATGATGTCTAAGAGGCAGTCCCCAACAAGGTCAGAATATTGTTTTCACACTTCATAATCTGGAGGTACTGGCTGGGAGGAAGGCCTCTTTCCATTTGCTTTGAAGTTTCCTACTAGATCAGATGCTGTTTTCAATAGATCTAACTTCCCCTGTTTAGGAGATGCAGGGGATAGAGTAACAAGCTAACCATCACCAGGAAGAAGCAACCAAACAAAGGGACAAACTCAGAGTGTGTTGTGCTTCAGAAAGAATCAATGCATCTGGATGGGAAGCttagggtgggaggtggggactctcctagaataaaagaaacataagaaaCAGACAGAACTTGAGAGCCCCCATGTGAACACTGGATTCTGACCCCCACATAAAAACGTTATTTagggaaaattaaagaaatgtaagtATTTAGTGTACATTATGTGATGTTAAGGAATTGCTGCTGGTTAGTAATGATCATAATGTCAAGATTTATAGAgaagaatgtttctttttttagatgGATGCTGATGTGTTTAAAAGGTAAGGAACAAAAAATcataatgtgtttttaaagacttcaataacaaaatacaaatataagcCCAGATGAAGCACATATAGCAATTAATGGCAAGATTTAGTGTTTAGATTTTTCAGATTAActgttaaaatatatgaaatttataacattttgaaATCAGTTAAATGAGATATACTTCAAGATTCTATTTCAGTACTGCCAGATTTTTCTTGATAAAAGGGCACTAGAGtatctttggaggaaaaaaaaaaacgttgTGAATAAAGTCTTTCTTTAGTTATGAATTAACTTGGGGAGTGAAGAGACAGGATACATAGCCACTGAAAAACTTAATATGTCAAACGCTTCTCAGGTGGGGAAATGAGGCAGATTCTGGAATGGCTGCCAGGGAGTCTCACTGCTAGAGCCACCAGTCAAACTAGGGTCAGGTTGAAGCCCAGGCTGAATCCCCCCGCCCACAGTGTGCCCCAGCCTGCTCTCTCCAATTGGAGGAAAGAGTGCCATATGTAATCGCACACTGGGGACACGGTTTGGAAGACAAGCTCCGAGGGTCCAGAGCATTTTTGTGGGTATTGCAAATGACTGAGAGAGCTGGGCTCTCTCCAGATTTTGAAAGTTGATCCAAGTTAGCCTCTTGCAGCCAAGTGGAGTCCTGCAGACCAGCTGTCAGCATGAGTGACCACTGCCTCCCTGAGAGCCCCACACAGCAGATGAGGAGGAGGCAGACTGCAGGGGGCAGGTCCAGAGTCACTTTCTGTGGTTGTAGAATGGAAGAAGTGGAAGGTCCTGTTTCCTTGCTGGCTGACTGCTCGGGCCACGTAGCTTCCAGAGGCTGCTCATATCCCTCATGTGGCCCCTCCATCTTGAAGCCAGGGACCACGCATGGAATCCTGACTCCTGCTTCAACTGCCCACGGCTGGATTCTCTGCTTTGAAGGGCTCACATAGCTGGTGTCAGGCCAGTGAGACAACTTCACATCTTAAGGTGTTGCCTGAATAATCAGGGGATCTTGGGAGAGCATCTTTAGAATTTTATGGCCACCACAGTGTTAGAAAGGCCAGTCTGGTCACTGCATGGATAAATGAGAGGGACGAGcaacagagactgatgaaaacCCACTGCAAGAATTCTGAAAGAAGCCAGTGGCCTGGCTGTAGGAGTGTGCTCCGGctagaggagaggggaagggcgTGGCCCAGAGTTAAGGAGCTTTGCGAGCTGACTAGTGGGAGCCAGGTGGGGACAGTCAGGGAGGGTTCTGGATACTTCCTTGACAGGTGAGTGAATGATGTGGCCCTTTGTGAAGATGCTCTGGAGAAAAAAGGCTTGGGGAGTGGAAGACAATGGAGTCAGTGTGGCACAGGCTGAGTTCCAGAAGACAGCCACATGGGTGGTGGGAATTGGCTAGTTAGGGTAGGGTCTTCACTGGGGTGATTTGGCAATGTCTGAGGACCTTCTGAGTAGTCACAGTGCAGAGGGTATTTATCACCTATATGTAGTGGGTGGAGACGAGGGACACAAAATCCTACAAAGCACAAGGCAGCACAGATCATCCCACCCAACATGTGAGTAGTGCCATGGCGGAGAAACCCTGGACCAATGTCTAGAAGTTGCTGCCTCAGAGGAGCCCTGCAGCTCTCCAGCTTAGAACCAGCAACCGGGCTTAGCGCCAGAGAAGCCAGGGAAGGATCCAGGGTCCACCACAGGATGGAGCTGAGAAGAAGGCGAAGAAGGGGTGTTGATTCTAGAACGTCTTGAGAGCTGCCCAGTCAAGCAAGGGGAAGGAgccaccactggatttagggtGGCAGAGGCCACCGAGGCTGAGCCAGAGCAGTTTCATTCACGGCATGTGGCTGCTCTGGTAGAGTGAGGAGTCTCTTGAAAGGAAGACAGGGGCAGCTGCTGGAGGAGAGCCTTCTAGAAGTCAGAATGCTGAAAAGCAGCCCAGAGCCTAGAGCCTCCGGAATCGGGATGTGGCAGGAGGTGAGGTTTGAaagatggagagagctgggaatGTGCCTGCTGGGGGAGGGCTGAGAGGGAGGGAAAGCCAGGTGTGGCCATGAGGAGCCGTGCACCTCGGCACAGGGCCCTGCCAGTGACCCCTCCCTAAATGCTGCATCCTGTGAGCTTCTCCTGCTGGACCAGAGTCCTGGCTCCACCTGGCGAGAGCCTGGCCTGGGGAAAGAGAAGGGTCACTGCAGCAACAGGTGTGGGCACAGCTGCAGCTGGGCTGGGAGCTGTTGATGGAAGGCCCGTCCTGGAGGCCCGTCCTCTAGGTGGGCAGCAGGTCACTTTTAAGAATCAAGAAGAGTAGCAGCCAGAGGTCCAGAGAGGCCAGGGAGGCTATTCTGTTGAGAGAAACCCAGCAGGAATCCCTAGCAGGCCTCAAtctttttccttgttatttcttctccctgcaattttttttattactctttGAAAAATTCTCATCAGAGTTCCATCTAAGAGTGACTCAAGTGTTGAAACATTTTCTCCCAAAATGACTGTACTCTATCTACTGAAAGTCAATTTGAGTCCAGTCTGTTGAAAGATAGGGAGACTATTACAGTGGAAGATGGGCACTGGGCTCGGAAAGCAAAGGAGAGTGATAAAAATACAGGCACTTGGGCTTGGCACAAATGGAAAAGATTGTTATGAAGTCAAATTGAGGGAAATTACATGAAAATTCATGgttgtttttcctgtttttcccCCCCCCTTATCCTACAAGTGCTAAAGAGTCCAGTATTAACCAAAGAAGTGCTGTGAAAATTAGAGAGAATTTGTAAAGAACTGCCACCTTCTTTGGATTCCTTTCCTTTCAAGAGGTGATCCAACCTattcttaaaattcttattttcacagTGCAGTTTCTCTTtctggagaatttttaaaaattaaacttatgGCTATTTGATACAGGAAAACAccaatttttatgtattaatggGGTCCCAATAcaagtatatataaatacacattatCAGATGAAACCtctatcttctcaaacatttgccacttctttacaatgaaaacattaaGATCCTTTCCTTGGCTTTTTGATGTACAGTACTCAGAACTGTCTACAGTCACCTTGCTGTGAACAGCACACAGGGGTTCTTTCTCCTGTCTCACTCACCTTAGTCCCAAGGTCaacctctccccaccctccctccccagcccttaataAACACCCCTCTACTCTTAAactctatgagatcaacttttttataCTCCACATAAGACCACGTACTTatgtttctgtgcctggcttattttatttaacttaaagatcttcagttctatccatgttgtcacaaatgacagggtttcacttttgaaactgaaaatattcCCAGTATCCACTGTGTGCATGTGCCAGCTTCTCTTTCTCCATTCGCCAGCTGATAGAGGCTCAGTGGCTTCCATTTCTTGTGAACATGGAGGAACAAGGTCTCTGACATGCTAATTTCATTTCTCTAGATATGCACACAGGAGTGGGTTTTTTCCCATAATGGCTATAATAAACATTCTTATCAACAGGGTGCAGGACTTTTAGCTACCTCCTCACCAGCActtgctttattttgatttttgataacAGCCTGGAGTGAGTAATATCTCaccatggttttgatttgcatttctctgatgactagtgacactgagcatttttttcatatacctgttggcttTTCCATATACctatatgtcttcttttgaaaaaatctcTACTTAGGCCTATCACCTAttattcaatgttttattttgggtttttttgtggaTTATTCTTTGTTGAATTTTTGAGGTTCCTTATATCATTTGGGTATCAATTCCTTGTCAGAtgtatagttttcaaatattttcttccatcctcTGGGTACCTCTTCACTCTGCGGGTTGTtccctttgctgtacagaagctgtttagtttgatgaaatcccatttgtctattttttgtcttcatttcctgtATTTTGGGGAATCTTGTCCAAAAAATCCTTCCCCATTTCCATGTCCTGAAGCATTTGCCCTCTACTTTCTTCTAGTAGGATCACTGTTAGGGGTCTTACATTCAAGCTTCCTGTTCatgttgagttgatttttgtcaCTGGTGAGAAAGAGAGGCCTAGCTTTCTTCTTCTGCACAGTGTTCCCAGCTCCATTTATTCCAAAGGCTGTCCTTCCAAACTGTGCTCTTAGCATCCTTTATCAAAATCAGCAGCTGTGGACATGGGGGTTCACTTCCAGGCTCTCTATTGTTTCCGCTgctctgtgtgtatgtttataaGCCAACACCAGGTTGCTGGGTTGACTACAACATTTTAACAATGTTGCACTCTAACACTGTTGCAGTTAACtgcagataaaataaaatcttcctctCAAATCATTGTGTCACTGCAGCAAGACAACTGTCCTTTAAATTCAAAGACTTGCATAATCAAATCCCCCACAGAGGTAGCAGTTTTTCTGCCAGGCACTTGACATCAGCTGTTGGAAGGAAGGGAAGGCCAGTTGAGTTCTTGCAGGTTTGAGAGCGGCCACCCATGAGGGCAGAGCTGTGCCACTCCTGTGATGTCCCATCCTCACAAAGCATAATCTCTTGAAAAAATGCCTCCTGTTCTGCAGATATTTCCCAGTTCCAGAGTGTGGGGAGCCATCTCAGATCCATGGTCCACTCAGGGAAGGACTACCTGTGGGAGGAGGTGGGTATTTACCTGCACTGAAGCCTGGGGGGCCTAAAGAGCATCCCTGAGTCATGCCTGCAACCACATTTCCAGATGGAAAAGCACTTCCTTCAAGGGGTGGTTACTAAAAAATCTCCTCTTGTCTGCACAGAATGGCAGCAGGTTAGAACAGTGAGGACACCCTAGAAATACCAAACTGAGACGCAGGTGGCAGGTGGCACTGGCTGCTGTTTTTACAGAGGCAACAACAGAATGATCCCACCTGTGAAGCCAGGGAAGTGTCAAGTCTTCCTGAGCGCTCTCATTCGCTCTGCACCTGTCCCTGCAGTGATGGGGGGTGTCTCTGAAAGATATCTCAGAACCTCACACTGGCCGTCCATTGACAACAATTAGAAACCTCTGGAGAGGGGAACAAAGCAAGGGTGTACTGTTTGACTGAAGAGTTCTGGGCATTTCTTTCCCACCATGGGCTGGGAACTGTCTTCAGTCTATCTGCCATTTCCCAAGGGATTTTTAAACAGGGAGATCAACCCTGCAATAGAGGGACTCTCCCTTTCTCCTGTCATTTGCTAGATTGTCTCATCAATTGGTTGCTTCAGAGCCCTGgttggtggcacaggcctgtcgtCTCAActactgaggaagctgaggcaggaggatcacaaggtaaAGGTCAGCTGGGCCacagagtgagaccctgtctccaaataaataaataaagggtctTCACACAAGGCTTGTTCCTGAAGCCTAAGGCTACACCACCAGTGAATGCCTGAATTCCAAAgccaggctctctcttcatccaCTCACCAGCCCCAACCCGCCAGCCCCCTCTTTTGCAAAACTCAGGGAGAGTCAGACCTATGTGTTTAAAATCAATCGAAATTAGTTTGCTAGACAATCCTTAGTCCCATGAAGAATAAGAATTGCCCAGGGCAGCCCAGTTTCAGCAAGTTTGTCTCTAACACTGTGGGCAATGAATTTTGCAGGAATGGGATTCATCTCTTTATCTCTCATCTCCAGGCAAGAATTTTTGCCTCTGCTTAGTAGGCTCAAACTCTGAATTCCTGATGCCAGGACTCTTCCCAGATTGACCAAGGGACAGCCAGGCGTTTCAGCCTCTGCTTTGGTTGCCTCAGAGCCGCTGCTACCAGGAACAGAGACCTGGTTAGCCCCAGAGCTGGATAGTAAGAGACCTGGGGGAGCAGAGAAGCCAACAGCCTAGCACCTTGGGAGCCAAGTAGCTGGGACGCCTGAGAACTGCTGCTGAAGCAACCCCAGGGCCCAAGAAGGGCTGACCTGCAGAGAGatgtcctcctccctcccccctctccctctccccctctccctctccctctctcttttagtGCTCCCTGGACACAGGCCATAGCAGGAACAACCTGGCAGGTCCCAGACTTCCAGACCTTGGAAAAAGCTGGAACGGTAAGGGATTGCCAGTGTGGTTTTAGGGCCTTGGTAAGCTTGTAAGTTCGAGGTCTTGGCGGGTTTATGGCCCTGGATTCGGTACGCCAGCGACTCTGGCCAGCGACTCTGGCCACGCCGATCTCGATCTCGTTTTCTCCACAGAGCCACCTCCCCATGTGGTCCCGCCCGATAACGCCTACGGACTTCACCCTGATCTTTTGTGCAATGCGACCACCTTTTGTTGCCTGCTGGGTGGGGCCCTCAAGGGAGTGATTTGGAGAGAGCAGGGATTCCCCAGAGAAAGCAAGGGGGTAGCGAATTGGAAGGAGATCCTAAGCCAAACCACAGCGGCTCCGGAGACTGGGGCTGGCGGCCCTAGAAGCCAGAGGAAGTCGGCATCTGCTAGATTCCCGGGGTCCCAGGATCCCTGAGCTAAAAGCCCTGAGTCTGGTCTGAGACCCTGCTGCACCGGGAGGTGGAATCACAGGGGCGGCGCGTTGGGGTCGCGTCAGGACCAGGGCGGGGCAGAAAGCTGACCCCGGGGCGGAGACGTGGACTTCGCCCCTCCAAAACTGGCTGGGGACGAAACTTGCCACCTACACTCACTCAGGGCTCAGGCCCGTCGGCATTTAAAAGCCGGGTGGCGGGGCGGGGCTGACAGCACCTGGCGCTGTTGCTGGATGGAGCACCCATGAGTTTCGGTGCCGAACCGCCAGTCCAGGCCCGGGAGAGGCTGGACATGGCCGCGTACTGCGACGGACTGGGCGCCTGCTCGAACCCGCGCGGCCAGGCCCGGGCCACCGCAGCGCACCCCCCGGGCTATGCACGCGGTGACCTGGGAACTGCAGGCGGTGGCCCGCGCCTGTGGGTGAATGCGCCCGCGCTCAGCCCTGCGCCCTACGCGTCGGGCCCTGGACCCGCACCACCGTATGCGGCCCCCGGCTACGCAGCCCAGAGCCCGCTTCTCGGCGCAGCGGGCGGCCTGGCGGGGGCCGACCTCGCGTGGCTGAGCCTCTCTGGCCAACAGGAGCTACTGAGGCTGGTGCGGCCGCCCTACTCCTACTCAGCGCTCATCGCCATGGCCATCCAGAGTGCGCCACTACGGAAGCTGACGCTCAGCCAGATCTACCAGTACGTGGCCAGCAACTTCCCCTTCTACAAACGGAGCAAGGCGGGCTGGCAGAACTCTATCCGCCACAACCTGTCGCTCAACGACTGCTTCAAGAAGGTGCCCCGCGACGAGAACGACCCAGGTAAGAGTGGCGCCACGGGTGCAGAACTCTGCGGCTTCCCGCCGCTGGGCAGTTGGCACTTAGGGGTGGGAGGGACCTCGGAAAATCTCAGTCCTCATCGCACagtggagagaagggaaaggagagacgTCTTGGGTATGAACAGGCTGCCAGATGGCCCTAGAACCCACAGGCTCACAGATTTCCAGTCCCGtgcttttttctaaatttctgtgCGCTCCTTAGGAGAAAGAAGCAGGACTGCTAGCCAGCTGGTGACCGTGGTGATTACTTAACTACTCTGAGCCTCAATGCAGTCGCCTGTAAAATGCGGAAGACAATGCATAAGCCCCAAATTGACACAACAAATGTCACGTCCCTTCGGAAAGCGCTCTGGTTTAGGCTGGTTATATGGTCAGCCCTGACCTGGTGGTAGAGTCAAGAAGATTCAGCATCTCACAAGCCTTCTCTCCCGCCAAGCATTTctcggggtggggtgggggggtctgCTTCTTCCTTTCTGGAATATCTAAATTATTCCAGTGGACTGTGGAGGGGCAAGCCGTCCATCTCCAGACACTTAAACGTGGGCGCTCTCTTCCCCTGCAGGCAAAGGCAATTACTGGACCCTGGACCCAAACTGCGAGAAGATGTTCGACAATGGGAACTTccggaggaagaggaagaggagaggggaggccaGTGCCGCCGCCCCCTCAGGAGTTAGAGACCCAGGGGGAGACCCCGCGCCTGCGCTGGAGCCCCAGGGCGCAACCTCCCCCGACCTGCAGGCCTCTCCGTCCCCGCCCGCGCCCGAGGCTGCCGCCTGTTTCTCCAGCTTCTCCTCGGCCATGGGCGCCCTGGCCGGCAGTCTAGGGGCCTTCCCCGGGGGCCTGGCCCGCGACTTTCCCTTCGGGAGGCCAACGATGGTGCCCACGCAGAGTCCCCAGACCCCTGGCCCCATGCCGGGCTTTGCCTCTGGCCATCAGACGACTGCCACCGGCTTTCGCGTCAGTAACCTTGTCTACAGCCTGGAAGGGACTGAAATTTGAAGGGAGGCTGGAGGCCCGCCCGGGAGCCTGTCCAGAGGTGCTGAGCCCAGACAGGGAATTCCGGCCTGGAGCTGACCCTGCcagcagtggcttgggaggatgccCGGAGCTGGGGTAGCCAGCCCCACAGAGAGCTAAAGGGAGCCGCGCCTCCCTCACCCAGGAGACCCTTCCTGCAGACAGGCTCCCTGCTCCACTGGCAGATCCTGCCACAGGGGCCCGCATCCCGTGACCTCCAGGAATGAATTCTCCTTCAAGGTGGATGTTTGGATCAGCTCCAGCCCTGCAAGGGAGAGCCTGGccaaccgccccccccccaccaccaccaccacaagaGCCTTTATATTGATGGAAAGTGTACTGGCTAAGATGGCCCCAGGCTGGGGATTCCCTCACTAGGCCAGcaaggctggggcaggggctccgAAAGAGGGGTCCAGAGCCAGGAAATGGGGGTGGGTCCCGGTAACTTTTTACCACTCTGGCCAGGAGTGCGCAGGGAGCGAtcccctggggctgctggggtTGGAACTCCTATAAGCAGGGACTAATGTCTGGAGCTACCTGGGCTGGCCAAGAGGGGTCCCTGGGTACCAGCTCCATTTTCTGTCCCTCCTGACCAGGCATCTCACATGGGCAGACTACAGCAACAGTTTAGCACCCTGGAATCCCCCTCACCCCATCACACTCACCAGAGCTCACCTCAGGCAGATCTGTGGCCGCACCTGCTTTGGGTCTCTCTCCCCTTCTGCTTCTCCCCCTACCCCAGATTAGGCCAGAGATacccctgccccagctcctgaGGGCCTCCTCCTGTTTGAATTTAACCCTTTAATCCCTGACTCCCACTCCTTTTTGGTTTGACTGAGAAGGTATCTTTGTGGCAGGCAAGGAGTCCGTGGTCATTGGGAAGAGGAATTTTGGCCTCTCTACTCCAACCTCGAGGCCCTGGGGTCCCCAGTGTAGTGGCCTGTCATGCCTATTTGTGGCATCTGGCACTCTCTGGAGGTGGCCACTGGTGGGCGGGACTCAACCCTTCCCAGCTGCCCTGCACTCCAGAGTGGGTGGGAGACACACTGTTCCTGGAGGAGGTCAGAGAGGGTGAAGCTTGGACATTGGGAGCTGTTCACATTTAGTGGGTGGCCCTTTAGGGTGCCCAGCCTTGCTTCCGCCCAGCCTGGGTGTTGGTTTTCCTGGGTAACTAAAGCAGCCTCTGGGCTGTCCCCACACTGCTGCTGTGCTCCTGGTGAGCGAGgagtggggggcagggggagaatCTGGAGAATGGCCAGGTGCCAGGTCCAGAGGAGCTGAGCTCCAGTACCAATTCTCTTCTAGGAGGCAGACCAAGAGTTGGGGTGCATTGAACCCTGGTCACATACTTTCACTGTGCCCTGCTGGCTGCAGTTCTAACTCTTCAGTGTGGCATTTTGGCTGCTGCTTGCCATGAAGTGGTGAGCAAGGTGCTGGTTATTTGGAGGTCATGGTGTGCCTAACCAAACTGACAACCAACCCATAATCTCCCTCCAAATGATATGCAGTTCAAAAAGTccgggaagaaaaaaaaatatccttagcTTATGAAtaagaattttatcttttaagcctattttaaaagacaaaatgttaaaatgaacacCAGTAATAGCGGGCATACCCATGCTCTTCCATATAAGAGCCCCACCACTATCCTTGGCATCCCCGCTTTAGACTGCATTTGCTAACAAGTtggaaagaaatactttttttaaattaaattttgaaatggtGGGAAAATAGAGTTCGACAATCAATGGAGCTTTTAGAAAACTGGCtggcaaataaaaatgtagacatgTTGTACCACAGCTGATTGATTACTAGGAATTGGTGGAAAGCTGCTATTTTTTATCACTGGATTTTTCtgtaaaaattgagaaaaaatttttttgatgtttaaatgTTGGTCAGTAATTTAAAGTCCTATAACACTAATATTTAATGGCATTTGAGGAAAAAACCTAGTTAAAAATGATTCCAGTAGTACAAGGTGTATGGGAATTGATGGAGTCAGATGCCAAATAGAATTCATTCCTCCTTCACAACAGTTCCTGTGTCTGGGTTTCTATTCAAGGCGGGGGACCCACACGGATGCAGTGCAAGGGCCCTGGGGAGTCAGCTTCATTTTCCCAGAAGGGAGAAACTGCTGAAATCCAAATTAGTAAGCAGAGCCAGGCAGGGTGTGAGCACCGTGTAGTTAAATGCCCCTTCTTTGGCTTGGGTCTGGCTGAGCTTGGTCCAGGCTGCATGCCTGGGGAAGTTTGGGTCCACTTGGACAGGGAGGGCACAGCAGCCAAGAGGTCAGGAGGATGTAGTCACCTGGCTTGGGGCCCCACGTGGCAGGCACTCAAGTCTCATTTTCTCTCCCACTATCTCCTTTTGTTGCCTCTGAAATCATGAAGCCTGTAAAGAATTCCAAGTTATTTTGAGGTCATTATGAGCCTTTGGCACAAAGAGCACTTGGGCTGTGCCTTATGGACACATGGTGGTAGCCACCACCACAGCCTTGTTTCACCTGGAGAACTCAGTGGTGCTCAGGCATTCCACATGCAGAAAGGAATCTCAAAATCCAGAGGGAAAAGGCAATTAAGAAGTGCTTGGTACTGAGCAACTTAGAATTCTC
This window encodes:
- the Foxi2 gene encoding forkhead box protein I2, whose amino-acid sequence is MAAYCDGLGACSNPRGQARATAAHPPGYARGDLGTAGGGPRLWVNAPALSPAPYASGPGPAPPYAAPGYAAQSPLLGAAGGLAGADLAWLSLSGQQELLRLVRPPYSYSALIAMAIQSAPLRKLTLSQIYQYVASNFPFYKRSKAGWQNSIRHNLSLNDCFKKVPRDENDPGKGNYWTLDPNCEKMFDNGNFRRKRKRRGEASAAAPSGVRDPGGDPAPALEPQGATSPDLQASPSPPAPEAAACFSSFSSAMGALAGSLGAFPGGLARDFPFGRPTMVPTQSPQTPGPMPGFASGHQTTATGFRVSNLVYSLEGTEI